The Flavobacterium galactosidilyticum nucleotide sequence TGAATGGGATCCTATCTCAACTGAAATGGATGCATTAAATAAAAACAACTTAGTCTTAGGAGGGCAAGCTTGTTTATGGACAGAGCGTGTTGCCACTCAAGATAGAGTTGAGGAAATGCTGTACCCAAGAATTACGGCTTTGGCCGAAGTACTGTGGTCACCAAAAGAAAATAGAAATTGGGACTCCTATCTTAAGCGATTGGATCAAAATTATGAACTAATGAAAACACTAGGAATCAATTATTATGTGGATGATGCTATTAATGAAACCGAGTTTGTTCCCAAAAAAGAGAAACCTGCCTTGGTGCGACATGCTTTCCTAACCACTAATTTGCCCAATCACGGTAACTATCATTTAGAGTATATTTTTGACGGTAAATCGAATACTTTTTATTGGGGAAGTAGGAGTATAGGTGTTGGGGATTGGTATCAAATTCAGTTGGGCGAACCTGTAAAAGCAAATAAAATTTCAGTTATTACAGGCGATTCGAAAGACTATATTCAATATGCTGATTTATTAGTTTCAGAAGATGGCGAAACTTTTATGAAAGTAGCTTCTTTCAATGATGATGGTTTAGCTGGCGCTGATTTAGCAGGTAAAATCATTCGTGCTATTCGTATTGAAGCTACAAAACAACATACATCTTGGCCCGTGATTAAAGAAGTTAAAATTGAGTAGGTGAAAATTTATCCAAGTTGCTACTCTAGAAATAAAAAACCCTCATAATCGAATGATTATGAGGGTTTTTTGTAGGGAAATGGTTTTTAATATTGGAAGAGCTTATCCATAATAACTTTTTTATATTTACTTATAAATCAATGTTTCACAATTGGATTCGCAAATTCCTGTTTAATAAAAAGCTAAAGTAGTCGCAGTTTTAAAGCTCGCTTAAAGCAATATCTAATAATTCAATCATCTCATCAGCATTTTGTTTGTTGAAAGGCATTGGAGGTTTTATTTTTAATACATTATGCAATGGGCCATCGGTACTTAATAAAAACCCTTTTTCTTTCATTTTTTCGACAACAATGTCAATTTCAGCGAAAGCTGGCTCCATTGTAACGCGGTCTTTAACCATTTCTGCACCAATGAATAAACCGTGTCCACGAACATCGCTGATAATAGGATATTTAGCCATTAATTTTCTAAGTCCGTTCATCAGGTGGTTTCCCACTTCTAACGCGTGCTGTTGCATTTCTTCGTCTTGAAGAACATCTAACACCGCTAATCCTGCCGTCATAGAAACAGGATTACCTCCAAAAGTGTTGAAGTATTCCATGCCGTTATTAAAAGCATTTGCAATTTCATTAGTTACAATTACGGCAGCCAGCGGGTGTCCATTACCAATAGGTTTTCCTAAAACAACAATATCTGGAACGACATCTTGCAATTCGAAGCCCCAAAAATGGTCGCCAATTCGTCCAAAACCAACCTGAACTTCATCAGCAATACAGATTCCTCCAGCAGCTCTAACGTGTTCATACACATTTTTTAAATAATTTTTAGGAAGCGGGATTTGGCCTCCAACACCTAGAAGCGTTTCGCAAATGAATACCGCAGGTGCTTTCTTTTCTTTTTTTAAATCTTCGATAATTCGTTGCACATCAGCGGCATATTTTTCGCCTGCAGTCGTGTCTCCATATTTATAAGGACCACGATACAAGTCGGGATTAATTGCTTTATGAATCCAAGGCATTTTCCCAAAACCGCCTTTACCGTCAAATTTATACGGGCTCATTTCCATAGCAACCGTTGAGGTACCATGATAAGCATGATCCAGTACAATAATGTCTTTTTGTTTGGTGAAATGACGACTCATTCGAATTGCCAAATCATTAGCTTCACTACCCGAATTGACAAAATAGCAAACGCTTAAAGCTGCAGGTAAAGTAGCTGTAAGTTTTTCGGCATATTCAATAATGGTGTCATTAAGGTAACGCGTATTGGTGTTTAAACTAGCAATTTGTTTTTGCATTCTTCTAACAACAACAGGGTGACAATGCCCTACATGTGATGGGTTGTTGACACAATCCACAAAAGTTCGGCCTTTATCATCATAAAGATATTGTAGCGCGCCTTTGGTGATTTTTAATTTGTCTTTGTAACCAATACTTAAATTTCGACCAATGTTTTTCTGACGAGATTCTAATATATCAGTATAGTTTTCATCAGTGATTAATGCCGTAAAACCACACGCTTTTCTAAAAGTATCTTGCGCTTTTATTGGATTAATTTGAATAAGTTGGTTCAGCAATTCCCAAGCAGGCTTTTCGGTAAGAAAATGATGTTCGTTGTTGCTGTCTAATGATGCATTGTAAGCAGACTGTGTCACACTAATACAAAGACGCGCTGCAATTAGATAATACAATAAATCAACTTCTTGCTCAGTAAGGGCATACGATTTATGGTAGCCTTCAACAATTGATGCAGCAACCGCCAACGGATCTTTCTCTCCAAGCATCGCATAAGTGCACGCAATCGCTAGATTGTTGATAAGCGCTGTGTAAACCATATCACCAAAATCAATTAAACCACTAATGTGATTTTTTTGAACTAGGATGTTATAATCGTTTGCATCGTTATGGATGTAGGCATGGCGCAAAGTATGGATTAGTGGAAGAACTTCTGTGTCAAATTGCAGCAAGAAATAACCAGCGATACGCCTTTTTTCGTGATCGAGAATGTATTTTAAATTCTCATTTGCCTCGCTAGCATAACTGATATCCCAGATATAACGACGGTGCATAGCAAGATGAGAAAAGTCGCGAAGTTCATAATCCATATTTCCCAAAAAGGATCCTAGACTGTAAAATAACTCTTTTGATTTGTTTTCTTTTTCTACCCAAAAAGTGCCTTCCAGAAAATTGAGGATTCTT carries:
- a CDS encoding aminotransferase class III-fold pyridoxal phosphate-dependent enzyme, with the translated sequence MNFSEETVEQLAKEHYGLATTAKSLNGYDELNFLLSNEKNEKYILKISNEDHPLPFLDAQVKIIQHLSKSPLANEFQHFCINIHGDALTKIETDSKIYYVRILNFLEGTFWVEKENKSKELFYSLGSFLGNMDYELRDFSHLAMHRRYIWDISYASEANENLKYILDHEKRRIAGYFLLQFDTEVLPLIHTLRHAYIHNDANDYNILVQKNHISGLIDFGDMVYTALINNLAIACTYAMLGEKDPLAVAASIVEGYHKSYALTEQEVDLLYYLIAARLCISVTQSAYNASLDSNNEHHFLTEKPAWELLNQLIQINPIKAQDTFRKACGFTALITDENYTDILESRQKNIGRNLSIGYKDKLKITKGALQYLYDDKGRTFVDCVNNPSHVGHCHPVVVRRMQKQIASLNTNTRYLNDTIIEYAEKLTATLPAALSVCYFVNSGSEANDLAIRMSRHFTKQKDIIVLDHAYHGTSTVAMEMSPYKFDGKGGFGKMPWIHKAINPDLYRGPYKYGDTTAGEKYAADVQRIIEDLKKEKKAPAVFICETLLGVGGQIPLPKNYLKNVYEHVRAAGGICIADEVQVGFGRIGDHFWGFELQDVVPDIVVLGKPIGNGHPLAAVIVTNEIANAFNNGMEYFNTFGGNPVSMTAGLAVLDVLQDEEMQQHALEVGNHLMNGLRKLMAKYPIISDVRGHGLFIGAEMVKDRVTMEPAFAEIDIVVEKMKEKGFLLSTDGPLHNVLKIKPPMPFNKQNADEMIELLDIALSEL